DNA from Acidimicrobiales bacterium:
TCGACGGCGACGCCCGAGGGCTCCACGCGCCCGGCGCGCTCCCAGCGCACCCAGTTGTTGGCGGGCTCGCCCGGGCCGTTGAACCCGCCTTCGATCTGGAAGCCCGACGTGGCCACACCGAACCGGAACCCGTCGGGGAGGACGGCGCCCCCGGCCCGGCCCGGCGCGTCCGTCGGGGCCCCGGCGGACGAATGGGGGTCGTGCGCGTGCACGGCGCTCAGCATGGCACGGCGGTGAGGGCGAACGTAGGGTGACGCATGGGTCGTCGGCCGTCCGACGCGCTGGCCCGCCGGTGGGACGGCCGGCCGGCGCGCCTCGAGGTCTGGTACGCCACGCTGTCGGACCCCGGCTCCGGCCTCGGGTGCTGGATCCACCACGAGCACGTCGCCCCCGTGGCCGGGGCGCCCTTCGCCCACGGGTGGACGGCGGTGTTCCGCCCGGGCACCGACCCCGTGCTGGAACGGTTCGGGCCCGGGCCGGTCCGGACCGGTGGACCCGACGGCGCCCTCTCGGCGGCGGGCGGCGCCGTGCTGGACCCCCCGCGGCTCCACGGCGCCGCGGGCCGGTGCCGTTGGGACCTGCGATGGGAGGAGACCGGGCCCGAGGGCGGCACCCCGCCGACGTTGTTCACGTTCCCGGCATGGGCGTGGGACCGCGACGTCCTCCCTGCCGCACAGGTCGTGCCCGCGCCCAGCACACCGTTCGCCGGGTCGATCCGGGTGGACGACGAGGAGATCGCCCTGTCGCCCGGAGCCCGCGGCGGCGTCTCCCACATCTACGGCCACGGGAACGCTCAGCGGTGGGGTTGGCTGCACGCCGATCTCGGCGCCGGCGACGTGCTCGAGATCGTCAGCGCGGTGAGCCGGAGGCCGGGAATGCGCCGCCTGCCCCCGCTCGCCTTCGTCCAGCTGCGGCTCGGCGGCCGTGACTGGCCGCGGGACCCGCTGGCGGCGGCCCCGTTGTTCCACACCGAGCTCGGGCTGCCCTCGTGGCGGGTGCGGGGCACCGTGGGGAGGTGGCGCCTGCGCGTGGAGGTGACCATCCCGAGCGCCGACGCCGTGCGGGTCGGCTACGTCGACCCCGACGGCGCCGGCGCCACGTGCACCAACAGCGAGCGCGCCGACGCGGACATCGTCCTCGAACGCCGGCGCGCCGTCTGGGAGGTGGCGGCGCGCTGGTCCCTGCGCGCCGGCGCGCACGCGGAGATCGGCACGCGGCCGTGACCACGGTCGGCGCGTGGGGCCGGTCGATCGAGCGCCCGTCGGGCCCAGTCGACTGACGAATCGGTTTGCTAGCCTGCCGCGATGGCGGGCGCTCCTCCGGTGACGACGACGGCAACCCGCCCGCGGCGCGCCCTGCGGCGCGCCATGAGCGATCAGGAGAAGCAGGAGCGCCACGACGACATCCTGGCCGCCGCCAAGAGGATGTTCGCCCGCATGGGCTACCACTCCACGACGATCGCCGATCACCCGACGCGCCGGTGCGCGCCGCGGTGCGGACGACGTTCGAGTTCTTCGGGTCCGACCCGGCCCTCGTGAAGCTCCTCTTCCGCGACGCCTACGCACTGGGCGACCGGTTCGAGAAGCACCTCTTCGGGATCTTCGAGCGCTTCATCACCGACATCGACAAGATCGTGCAGGACGCCCAGCAGCGCGGCCTGGGCGTGGCGGGACCCCCGCGCCTGGTCGCCTTCTCGGTGGCCAGCCTCGTCGGCCAGATCGCCCACCGCCGGCTGGTCACCGACGACGGGATGTCGGCCGCGGCCGCCGCCGACTTCGTGGTGCCGTTCCTGCTCGACGGGCTCCTGCCCCGCTGAGGACGTCAGCCGTGGCGCTCGACGAGACCAGGATCCCGGTCGTGCTCGCGTCGGGACAGTCGATCGAGCGCGCCGCCACGGTGACGGCCCTCGACCTGGCGGTGCGCGCCGCCGACGAGGCGCTCGACGTCGCTCCCCGCCTCCGGGCGAGCGTCCAGCAGGTCTCGATGGTGAACATCCTCTCGCCGGTGGGAGCCGCGCCGGCGGCGGCGCTCGCCGCCCGGACGGGGCTGTCACCGCAGCGGACCGAGGTCACGACGGTCGGGGGCAACTCCCCGCAGTGGCTGGTCAACCGGGCCGCCGCCGCCATCGCCGCGGGCGAGCTCGAGAGCGCTCTCGTCGTGGGGGCCGAGGCGCAGCGTTCGGCCCGGGCCGGCAACGCCGCGCCCGGCGTGCCCGCGGGCCAGCCCACCGGCGCCGGCGATCCCGGTGCCGACCCCGTCGTCGGCGACGACCGCCCCGGGGTGGGCGACGCCGAGCTCGCCGTCGGGCTGGTCGCCCCGGTGCACGTGTACGCCCTGTTCGAGAGCGTCATCGCCCGGCGCGCCGGGCGGACGGCGGCGGAGCACCGGCGGGTGCTCGGGGCGCTGATGGCCCCGTTCTCCGCCGTGGCCGCCACGCACCCGCAGGCGTGGTTCCCCGTGGCGCGCACCGCCGCCGAGCTCGCCGAGGTCCACCCCGACAACCGTCTCGTGACGGAGCCGTACCCGAAGCGGATGTGCGCGGTCCTCGCCGTCGACCAGGGGGCCGCCGTGCTGGTGACGTCGCTGGCGCTGGCGCGCGCCTGTGGTGTGGCGGACCGGGCGGTCTTCTGCTGGTCGGGGGCGCAGGCCACCGACGTGTGGTTCCCGTCGGCGCGGCCCGACCCCGGCACGTCCCCCGGCATCCGGGCCGCCGCCACCGCCGCGCTCGGCGCCGCCGGGCTCGGCGTCGACGACATCGGCGCCTTCGACCTCTACTCGTGCTTTCCGTCCGCGGTCCACATGGCCGTCGAGGCGCTCGCCATCGCCCCCGACGACCCCCGCGGCCTCACCGTCACCGGCGGGCTGCCCTACTTCGGGGGGCCCGGCAACAACTACGCGCTCCACGCCATCGCCACGCTGGCGGACCGCCTGCGCGGGCGGGACGGCACCGCGCTGGTGAGCGCCATGGGCTGGTACGCCACCAAGCACGCCGTCGGCGTGTACGGCGCGGCGCCGCCGGGACAGGGCTGGCGCCGGGGGGACACGACCGACCGGCAGCGGGCCATCGACGCCTCGGCCGTCGAGGTGGCCACCGACGCCGGCGGGCGGGCCGTCGTGGTGGCCTCGACCGTGGCCTACGGCCGCGACGGAGCGGTGACCGCGGCCCCGGTGATCGCCCGCCTCGACGACGGCCGGCACGTGGCCGCCGCGGCCGCAGCCGGGGAGCTCCCCGCGCTGGCCGGGCGCAACCTCGTGGGCGAGCCCGTGGTCGTGGCGGGCACGCCGCCGCGGTACCGCACGGCGGGCTGAGGGCCCGGCGCTCCCGGCCGGGGCCGGGTGGCGGCTCCGGGCGACGCGCGGCCAGACTCGGGCGGACCGAGGGAAGGAGCACCCATGCCCGCAGTCGAACGCGAGCGCCGAGGACACGTCGAGATCCTCACCATCAACAGGCCCGAGGCGCGCAACGCCATCAACGGCGAGGTCAGCACGGCCATGGCCGCCGCGCTCGACGAGCTCGAGGCCGACGACGAGTGCGCGGTCGTGGTCCTGACCGGGTCGGGTGACAAGGCGTTCTCGGCCGGGATGGACCTGAAGGCCTTCGCCTCGGGCGAAGGGGCCTCGATCATGGGCGGCTCAGGGGGCTTCGCCGGGATCACCCAGCGCGACTTCCCGAAGCCCATCATCGCCGCCGTCAACGGCGCCGCCCTGGCGGGCGGGTGCGAGATCATGCTGTCGTGCGACCTCGTGGTGGCCGCCGACCACGCCACCTTCGGCATTCCCGAGGCCAAGCGGGGGCTCGTGGCCGGCGCGGGCGGCCTGATCCGCCTCCCGAAGCGGCTCCCCGTGGCCGTCGCCCTCGAGCTCGCCCTCACCGGCGACTCCATCGACGCCGAGCGGGCGCTGGCCCTCGGCCTGATCAACCGGGTCGTCCCCGCGGCGCGGCTCATGGAGGAGACCCTGGCGCTGGCGGCGGTCATCGCCGAGAACGCCCCCCTCGCCGTGCGCTGGTCCAAGCGCGTCATGGTGCGCGCCGCGGGCGTGTCCGAGGAGGAGGGGTGGAAGCTCAACGCCGAGGCGGTGGCAGCCGTGTTCTCCTCCGCCGACGCCATGGAGGGGCCCGTCGCCTTCGCCGAGAAGCGCAAGCCCAACTGGCAGGGCAGGTAGGCCCGTGCCGGCCACGCTCGCGCCCGCCCTCGACGGGCTGCGCCTGTCGGTCCACGTCCTGGCGGCCTCGGTCTGGGTGGGCGGCCAGATCACGATGGTCGGCCTGCTGCCGGCGGCGCGGGGCCTCGGAGAGGGGGCACCCCGGGCCCTGGCCCGGGCATTCGGCCGCGTGCAGTGGCCCGCCTACGGCCTCCTGGTCGTGACGGGCCTGTGGAACGTCTCGTCCGACCACGCCGGCCAGTCCCACACGTGGCAGGCCGTGCTGGGCGTGAAGATCACCGTCGTGGTCCTCGCCGGTCTGGCGGCCTACCTCCACGCCCGGGCCACCACCCGCCGGGGGCTCGCCGTGTGGGGGGCGATCGCCTCCCTCTCCTCGCTCGGCGCCCTGGTCCTGGGGGTCTTCCTGGCCGGCTGAGGGCACCGCGCCGGGCCGGGCCCGAGGGCGGGCCCGGTGTCGCCGGCGGCCGGGAAGGGTCTAACCTCGGGAGCACGACGATCCCGCTCCCCGAGCGGCCTGTCAGAGAAACGAGATGCCCATGGTGGGAATCATCGAGAGCGAGTGGGGGATCATCATCATCGTGGCGGTGGTGGTGCTCGTCTTCGGCGGGAGCCAGCTCCCCAAGCTGGCCAGGTCGCTGGGGTCGGCCCAGTCCGAGTTCAAGAAGGGCCTGGCCGAGGGCAAGGGCGACAGCCCCAAGCCCACCGACAGCAAGGCCACCGACAGCAAGGCCACCGCCACAGACAGCAAGGTCACCGGCACGGACAGCAAGGCCACCGCCACCGACGGCGACGGGCCCAGCGCCACCTCGGGGTAGCCCTCCCATCGGCCCCGGCTCACCGGGCAGGGGCCCCGACGGGGCCGCGCCGCCTCGTCGCCCCGTCCCTTTCGTCGCCCACCAGCTGCTGGAGTACCTCCTGGCCGGCGTCCTGGCCGGGCTCTCCGTCCACACCCGGCACGGCGCCCTGCTCCTGGCGGGCGCGGGCGCCTTCGCCGTCCTGGCCGTGACGGCCCCGGGACCCCTGGGCCTGGCCCGTGTGTGCAGCCCCCGGCTCCATGCCGGGCTGGATGTGGCCGTGGCACTCGCCCTCGCCCTGGCGCCCGTGGCCCCCGCCCTCAGACCGGACCTGCCCGGCATCGTGGCGGCAGAGCTGACGGCCGTGGTGTGGATCCGGATGGCAATGCTCACGCGCTACCGCCGGCCGCCCGGCGCGCCGGCCGGCGCCGACCCACCGCGGGGCGGGGGCACCGAGACGCAGGACAGGCTCGCCCACGGTGCCCGGCGGGCCGGGCGCCATGCGGCGCGCCACGTGGGCCGCGTGCAACGGGCCTGGCGCCAGCCGCCCGGCACACCCTGACGCCCCGTCGGGAACGGCCCGGCGGCCCGCCCCGGGGCCTTGGGCCCGGGACCCCGCTGCGCCGTAGGCTCGGCCTCCGGCGCAGCGGACCCGGACGGAGGGCGATGGTCGACGACATCCTCGATCTGGCGGACAAGCTCTGGCGCGGCGAAGTCGACGTCGTCGAGCTCCATCCCGTCGGCGGCTACCTGGGCGGCCTGGCCGAGGTCGACGCCGGCGTCGCCTTCGTCCCCTCGTTCGCCAACGTCTCCGCCATCGCCACCGACGACGGGCTCGTCCTGGTGGACACGGGGTCGAGCTTCGTGGCCGGAGCGGTGCACGACGTGGTACGGGCGTGGTCGCCCCTTCGCCTCAACACGGCCATCTACTCCCACGGTCACATCGACCACGTCTTCGGCGTTCCCGTCTGGGAGCAGGAGGCTACGGCCGAGGGTTGGCCGGCGCCCGTGGTCGTCGCCCACGACGCCGTGCCGGCGCGCTTCGACCGCTACATCGTGACCGCCGGCTACAACGAGATCGTCAACCGGCGGCAGTTCGGCGTGCCGGGCCTGCGGTGGCCCACCGAGTACCGCTACCCCGACCGCACCTACGCCCGCCGGCTGGCGCTCGACGTGGGTGGCACCGCCCTGGAGCTGCACCACGCGCGCGGCGAGACCGACGACCACACCTGGACGTGGCTCCCCGGGCGCCGGGTGCTGTGCTGCGGCGACCTGTTCATCTGGGCGTCGCCCAACGCCGGGAACCCCCAGAAGGTGCAGCGCTATCCGCGGGAGTGGGCCGCCGCCCTCCGGGAGATGGTCGGGCTCGAGCCCGAGGTCCTGCTCCCGGGCCACGGGTTCCCCGTGGTCGGGGCGGGGCGCGTGCGCCAGGCGCTCACCGACACCGCGGACCTGCTCGACTCCCTCGTCGACCAGACGATCGAGCTCATGAACGCCGGGGCCCGCCTCGACGAGGTCCTCCACACCGTGGCCCCCCCGGCGCACCTCGTCGACCGGCCCTACCTGCGGCCCGTCTACGACGAGCCGGAGTTCGTGGTGCGCAACGTCTGGCGCCTCTACGGCGGCTGGTGGGACGGGAACCCGGCGTCGCTCAAGCCCGCGCCCGAGGCCGAGCTGGCGTCCGAGCTCGCCGCCCTGGCCGGCGGGGCGGGGGCCCTGGCCGAGCGGGCGCTGGCCCTGCTCGAGGCGGCCGACCCCGGCCTCGGCGGCGACACGGCCCGGCGCCTGGCCGGGCACCTGGCGGAGCTGGCGGCACTGGCCGCGCCGGGGGACCCCGGGGTCCACCGGGCCCGCGCCGAGGTGTTCACCCGGCTGTCCGAGGCGGCCACGTCCACCATGGCCAAAGGCGTGTTCACCTGGACCGCCCGGGACTCGGCGGGGCGCGCGCGACACGACGGCTGAGAGGCGGCGTTCCAACTACTCCTCGCGGATCGCGGTTGGCTAGTGTCATCGCCGTGAGCCCCCGAGCCGCCGAACCGACGAGCACGATCGCGCCCCGTCGGCGCCGCCGACTCCTCGGAGCGGCCGCGGCCGCAGCCCTCCCCCTCGTGCTCGGCGGCTGCAGCCTCCCCACGTTCTACGGCTACAAGGGATCGACCAAGCAGGCGCACGACGAGTTCCTGCTGTACTCGGGGACGACCATCGCGGCGCTCGTCGTGGGCGTCCTGGTGGCCGCGCTGATCGCGTGGTCGGTGATCCGGTACCGCAAGCGGTCCGACACCATTCCCCGCCAGTTCCAGTACCACATCCCCCTGGAGATCACCTACACCGTCGTCCCCGTGGTCATCGTGCTGATCCTGTTCGGGTTCACCGTGGTGACCGAGAACCGCGTCGACGCCGTGAAGGCCGACCCCGCCACCAAGGTGACCGTCACCGCCTTCCAGTGGGGCTGGCGTTTCGACTACCCCGGCAACGTGTCGGTGACCGGCCTCACCACCGAGGACCCCGACCCGGTCGGGCTCGACGGCGGGCAGTGCGCCCCGGCGGTCGACTGCCTGGGCCCGGGCCTCGTCGTGCCCGCCGGCCGGACCACCCGGATCACCCTGGTCACCAAGGACGTCATCCACGGCTTCTACGTGCCCCAGTTCAACTTCAGCCGCTACGCCCAGCCCGGCGTGACCAACGTCTTCGACCTGACCGTCCAGCATTCGGGCGTCTACCGGGCCCAGTGCACCCAGCTGTGCGGGCTGTACCACTCGCTCATGTTCTTCCACGTGGTGGCCCTGCCCCCCGCCCAGTTCCAGTCCTGGCTCAGCTCGCAGCAGGGGGCCGCCACGGCGGCGTCCGGCTCGTCCTCGTCCACCTCGAACACGAAGGCGGCAGCATGACCGTTCTCGCCGAGCGCCCCGTCGCCCACGAGCACGAGCACGATCACGAGCACCACGAAGGGCCCAGCGGGATCCTGAAGTGGCTCACGAGCACCGATCACAAGCTCATCGGCATGAGCTACATGGTCACGTCGCTGGTGATGTTCTTCCTCGCCGGCATCATGGGGCTGCTCATCCGCACCCAGCTGACGAGCCCCCACAACTCGTTCCTGAGCTTCCAGCAGTTCAACGCGCTGTTCACCATGCACGGCAGCCTGATGCTGTACCTGTTCGCCGGCCCGTTCGCCTTCGGCGGCCTGGCCAACTACATCCTGCCCCTGCAGGTCGGCGCCCCCGACATGGCGTTCCCCCGCTTGAACGCGCTGTCGTACTGGCTGTACCTGGGCGGGTCCGTCACCATGCTGCTCGGCTTCTTGGTCGCCGGCGGGGCCGCGGCGTTCGGCTGGGTGGCCTACGCCCCCCTGTCGTCGGTGGAGTTCGCGCCGGGGTCAGCTCCCGACCTGTGGATCCTCGGCATCGCGTTGACCGGGTTCTCGGCCATCTTCACCGCCGTGAACCTGGTGACCACGACCTTCTATCTGCGGGCGCCGGGCATGACGATGTTCCGGCTCCCCATCTTCACGTGGAACATGTTGGTCACCGCCATCCTCATCCTCATCGCCTTCCCCATCCTCACCGCCGCGATGATCCTGTTGTTCGCCGACCGGCACTTCGGGACGCACTTCTACTCGGTGGCGGGCGGCGGGGTCCCGATCCTCTATCAGAACCTCTTCTGGTTCTTCGGGCATCCGGAGGTCTACATCCTGGCCTTGCCATACTTCGGCATCGTCAGCGACGTCATCCCGGTCTTCTCGCGCAAGCCGCTCTTCGGCTACAAGGGGATGGTCTTCGCCACCATGTCGATCGCGGCGCTGTCCACCGGGGTGTGGGCGCACCACATGTTCACCACCGGCGTCGTCCTCCTGCCGTTCTTCTCGCTGCTCTCCCTGCTCATCGCCGTGCCGACGGGCATAAAGTTCTTCAACTGGATCGGCACCATGTGGCGAGGGCAGCTGGTCTTCTCCACGCCGATGCTGTTCTGCATCGGATTTCTCTTCGCCTTCCTCATGGGTGGTCTGACCGGGGTCATGCTGGCGTCACCGCCTATCGACTTCGCCACCCACGACACCTACTTCGTGGTGGCCCACTTCCACCAGGTGCTCTTCGGCACCGCCGTGTACGGCGGGTTCGCCGGTCTCTACTACTGGTACCCGAAGTTCTTCGGCCGGATGTACCGGGAGTCGCTCGGCAAGATCCACTTCTGGCTCCTCACCGTCGGGTTCTGGGTGACGTTCATGCCCCAGTACGTGCTGGGCCTGCACGGCATGCCGCGACGCGTGGCCTCGTACCCGTCGGGACTGGGCTGGCAGTCGCTCAACGTGGCCTCCACGATCGGCGCCTACATCATCGGTCTGTCGTTCGTGTTCCTGCTCGTGAACCTGTGGGTGTCGTGGCGCAAGCCCGTCCCCGCCGGCGACAACCCCTGGGACGCCCACACCCTGGAGTGGTTCGCCACGTCGCCGCCGGTGCACCACAACTTCGAGCGCCTCCCCGCCATCCGCTCGGAGCGGCCCGTGTGGGACTACCACCATCCCGACGCCCGCACCGAGACGCACCACAACGGGCACGGCCATGTCACCGAGGCCGGTGTCGCCGAGGCCGGTGTCGGCGCGGACGCCGGCGACAAGGCGTAGGGGGCCGGCATGCGCGTCGAAGCCCTCTTCCTGCTCGGGGTGGCCGCCTTCTTCGGTGTCGTGGGCGTCATCTACTGGTTCTGGGCCTACGAGCAGGGCGGCACGGCCATGCTGGTCGGCACGACCCTCCTCGGATTCGTGCCCGGCAGCTACTACCTGTGGTGGGCGCGCCGCATGCGGCCGCGCCCCGAGGACCGACCCGACGCGTCCATCGAGGACGGCTCGGGCGTCATCGGCTCCTTCCCGAGCTCGAGCATCTGGCCCTTCGTGCTCGGCATGGGCCTGTTCCTCATGGTGCTGTCGATGGTCTTCGGCCTCTGGCTCATCGCCCCGGGCATCTCGCTCGTGCTGTCGGCCATGATCGGTGTGACCGTCGAGAGCCGACGGGGCGGCACCGTCTGATTCCCCATAGGGGATCGGCTGAGCGGCCCGGCCCGAGCCCGCACCCGACGACCCGAGTCGGCTCGGCACCGGGTCGCAGCACCGGTGCCGAGCCCGCGCTCGCGACCCGGATGTCGTCCGGCATCACTGCCCCCCTGTGGACGACAGGCCCAGCCTGGACCGCGAGGATCAACCGGCCTCCACCCCGGCCCCAATTCCGAGCCAACGAGCCCGCCGCCGGCGCCGGGCCGGACGGGCGTACCGGGCCGGCCGCCGGTCCGGGGTGGAGGGGAACGCCGAGCGGTTACCGCGACGCGGTGCTCGGGGGCTGCGACACGGTGATCGCCGCCGTCTCGCGTACGTCCCGCAGGCGCCGGCGCGCCGCCGCGCCGGCGTCGGGGCGCAGCGGCGGCAGCCGGAACCCCGTGTACATCACGCGGCGCTCGCGCTCGACCGGTGGCTGCGCCATGTGGAGCGTGCAGCTCAGATGCACGGTGACGTCGCCGGTGCGCGTGGGCAGGTCGACCACGGGCAGGGGGTTGTCGCGCCGCAGGAACGCAGGCCACACGAGGACGCGGTTGCTGCCGGCGACGACCCGCAACTGCCCCGAGGTCTCGTCCGCGCCCGTCACCGAGATGCCGACGGTGAGCGAACAGCACTCGTAGCCGTGGCGCCCGAGCGAGCAGTCCTTGTGCCAGGGAACGTCGGAGATCCCCGCCACCACCCCGATGGGCTTCACGAGGGCCTCGAGTGCGTTGGCGTCCATCGCCCCCCACTCGTGGCCGTCGCCGGGGAGCGCCCCGAGGCGGGCGAGGCGCCCGTCGGAGACGATGCCGGCAGCCGCCGGCGACCGCCGGTCGAAGCCCTGCATGCGCACCAGCCGGTCGCTGCCGTCGGCCGTGCGGGCCCACCAGGAATGTCCGTCGTCCTGGGCGTAGGTCGGGGCGGCCCGGTCCATGTCGGCGGACACCGCCGCCATTTCGTCCTCGGTGAAGACACCGGCCAGGTGGAGGAAGCCGGTCTGCCCGAGGAACCGGGCCATCTCCTCGTCGTCGTCGTCCCACCCGAACGTCCGCCCGAGGTCGAGCGGGGCACCGGCGGCGTCCTCGAACGCCAGGTCGCCCGTCACATGGGGCGCCACCCCGTCGAGCGAGCCCCGGAGCACGAGCCACCAGTCGAGGAGCCGCTCGAGCCGGCCGTGGAGGTCGAGCGCCCCGCTCGAGAACCAGCCCATGGGGGTGGCCTGGTCACACACGAGGTCGGACAGCGCGGCCCCGTCCAGGCGCAGCCGCAGGGCGGCGTCGGCGGTGGTGGCGCCCGGTCGGACCTCCACCCGGGGCCCGTGCGCCTCGAGGGTCCAGGCGTCGCCGTCGACCTCGATCACGAGGGGCGGGGGCGCCAGCGTCTCGCAGGCCGACGCCACCAGGGCGCGGGCAGACGTTAGGGCGGCCGGGAGGTCGTGACCGAAGAACCGGAGGGGATCGACGACGGTCTCCTCGCCGTCGAGCCGGGTGCGCACGTCGACGCTCAAGTCCGTCCCCTTTCTGTTTCCGCCAAGCGCCACGGTAGCCCGGAGGGGAGGCCCGACGACGGGCCGTCACCGCCCGGCGGGTCACGGTGGCGACGGCCCGGTCGAGCTGCGCGGCGCGGCGGACGAACACCAAGACGATGTCGGCGCCGACGCCGAGGGAGCGCCGGGTCCGGACCCCTCGGGGAGGTCCGGCACGGCCCACCCCCGGGGGGCGCCGACGAGCGCCACGACGTGGCCGGGGCGGATCCCGAGCTTCGGGGCGAGCGGCGTGCCCGAGGAGCCGGCCGCGCCCGGCGAGGAGCTCACGGGCCCGGCGGCGGGCTCACGGGCCCGGCGGCGGGCTCACCGGCCCGGCGGCGGGCTCACCGGCCCGGCGGCGGGTCCCACGGTCGCCGGCGCATGGCCAGGCCACCGGTGCCGCGCCAGAAGCCCTCGGCGCGGTACAGGCCGACACCTTCGTCCGACGCGTGGAGCTCCACGTTGTCGACCCCCCGGTCCTCGAACCAGTCGAGCAGCCCGAGCAGCACCGCCCGGCCGAGCCCGCGACGGCGGAAGGCGGGGTCGGTGGACATCCACTGGACGTAGCCCACCCGGGCGTCGGCGTGCCACGGATTGGGCAGGCGCTCGGTGATCGTCCCCGCCCCGCACGCCACCAGCCGGCCCGGCGCGCCCGGGTCACCGGCGACGATCACGGTCAGGTCCGCGCCCAGTCGCGTCCGCACCACGCGTTGCGCGCCGCGGCGCCACCGGGCCCAGGCGTCATCGGTGCACCGCGCGCCGAGGGCGCGGTACATGAGCTCCGCCAGCCGGGCGATCTCGGGGGCGTCGTCAGGGCGCGCCGACCGCACCGGCGGGGCGGCGTCGGGTCCGGGCACGCGGGCGGGGCCCGGCGCCTACTGGCGGCGTGGGATGCGGCGGACGCCGGGGATGCCCGCACCCACCGGCTCGGGCTCGTCGAGCTCGATGCGGACCGGCACCGGGGTGGGGTCGAGCTCCGCCGGGCTGTCGCCGGGGCGGGGATCGGTGGGGATGCTCTCGTACTCCCCCTCGGGGCTCC
Protein-coding regions in this window:
- a CDS encoding crotonase/enoyl-CoA hydratase family protein; its protein translation is MPAVERERRGHVEILTINRPEARNAINGEVSTAMAAALDELEADDECAVVVLTGSGDKAFSAGMDLKAFASGEGASIMGGSGGFAGITQRDFPKPIIAAVNGAALAGGCEIMLSCDLVVAADHATFGIPEAKRGLVAGAGGLIRLPKRLPVAVALELALTGDSIDAERALALGLINRVVPAARLMEETLALAAVIAENAPLAVRWSKRVMVRAAGVSEEEGWKLNAEAVAAVFSSADAMEGPVAFAEKRKPNWQGR
- a CDS encoding twin-arginine translocase TatA/TatE family subunit, with protein sequence MVGIIESEWGIIIIVAVVVLVFGGSQLPKLARSLGSAQSEFKKGLAEGKGDSPKPTDSKATDSKATATDSKVTGTDSKATATDGDGPSATSG
- a CDS encoding alkyl sulfatase dimerization domain-containing protein, producing MVDDILDLADKLWRGEVDVVELHPVGGYLGGLAEVDAGVAFVPSFANVSAIATDDGLVLVDTGSSFVAGAVHDVVRAWSPLRLNTAIYSHGHIDHVFGVPVWEQEATAEGWPAPVVVAHDAVPARFDRYIVTAGYNEIVNRRQFGVPGLRWPTEYRYPDRTYARRLALDVGGTALELHHARGETDDHTWTWLPGRRVLCCGDLFIWASPNAGNPQKVQRYPREWAAALREMVGLEPEVLLPGHGFPVVGAGRVRQALTDTADLLDSLVDQTIELMNAGARLDEVLHTVAPPAHLVDRPYLRPVYDEPEFVVRNVWRLYGGWWDGNPASLKPAPEAELASELAALAGGAGALAERALALLEAADPGLGGDTARRLAGHLAELAALAAPGDPGVHRARAEVFTRLSEAATSTMAKGVFTWTARDSAGRARHDG
- a CDS encoding cytochrome c oxidase subunit II, which translates into the protein MSPRAAEPTSTIAPRRRRRLLGAAAAAALPLVLGGCSLPTFYGYKGSTKQAHDEFLLYSGTTIAALVVGVLVAALIAWSVIRYRKRSDTIPRQFQYHIPLEITYTVVPVVIVLILFGFTVVTENRVDAVKADPATKVTVTAFQWGWRFDYPGNVSVTGLTTEDPDPVGLDGGQCAPAVDCLGPGLVVPAGRTTRITLVTKDVIHGFYVPQFNFSRYAQPGVTNVFDLTVQHSGVYRAQCTQLCGLYHSLMFFHVVALPPAQFQSWLSSQQGAATAASGSSSSTSNTKAAA
- the ctaD gene encoding cytochrome c oxidase subunit I — encoded protein: MTVLAERPVAHEHEHDHEHHEGPSGILKWLTSTDHKLIGMSYMVTSLVMFFLAGIMGLLIRTQLTSPHNSFLSFQQFNALFTMHGSLMLYLFAGPFAFGGLANYILPLQVGAPDMAFPRLNALSYWLYLGGSVTMLLGFLVAGGAAAFGWVAYAPLSSVEFAPGSAPDLWILGIALTGFSAIFTAVNLVTTTFYLRAPGMTMFRLPIFTWNMLVTAILILIAFPILTAAMILLFADRHFGTHFYSVAGGGVPILYQNLFWFFGHPEVYILALPYFGIVSDVIPVFSRKPLFGYKGMVFATMSIAALSTGVWAHHMFTTGVVLLPFFSLLSLLIAVPTGIKFFNWIGTMWRGQLVFSTPMLFCIGFLFAFLMGGLTGVMLASPPIDFATHDTYFVVAHFHQVLFGTAVYGGFAGLYYWYPKFFGRMYRESLGKIHFWLLTVGFWVTFMPQYVLGLHGMPRRVASYPSGLGWQSLNVASTIGAYIIGLSFVFLLVNLWVSWRKPVPAGDNPWDAHTLEWFATSPPVHHNFERLPAIRSERPVWDYHHPDARTETHHNGHGHVTEAGVAEAGVGADAGDKA
- a CDS encoding cytochrome c oxidase subunit 4, with protein sequence MRVEALFLLGVAAFFGVVGVIYWFWAYEQGGTAMLVGTTLLGFVPGSYYLWWARRMRPRPEDRPDASIEDGSGVIGSFPSSSIWPFVLGMGLFLMVLSMVFGLWLIAPGISLVLSAMIGVTVESRRGGTV
- a CDS encoding phytanoyl-CoA dioxygenase family protein, which produces MSVDVRTRLDGEETVVDPLRFFGHDLPAALTSARALVASACETLAPPPLVIEVDGDAWTLEAHGPRVEVRPGATTADAALRLRLDGAALSDLVCDQATPMGWFSSGALDLHGRLERLLDWWLVLRGSLDGVAPHVTGDLAFEDAAGAPLDLGRTFGWDDDDEEMARFLGQTGFLHLAGVFTEDEMAAVSADMDRAAPTYAQDDGHSWWARTADGSDRLVRMQGFDRRSPAAAGIVSDGRLARLGALPGDGHEWGAMDANALEALVKPIGVVAGISDVPWHKDCSLGRHGYECCSLTVGISVTGADETSGQLRVVAGSNRVLVWPAFLRRDNPLPVVDLPTRTGDVTVHLSCTLHMAQPPVERERRVMYTGFRLPPLRPDAGAAARRRLRDVRETAAITVSQPPSTASR
- a CDS encoding GNAT family N-acetyltransferase yields the protein MPGPDAAPPVRSARPDDAPEIARLAELMYRALGARCTDDAWARWRRGAQRVVRTRLGADLTVIVAGDPGAPGRLVACGAGTITERLPNPWHADARVGYVQWMSTDPAFRRRGLGRAVLLGLLDWFEDRGVDNVELHASDEGVGLYRAEGFWRGTGGLAMRRRPWDPPPGR